In Flavobacterium endoglycinae, one DNA window encodes the following:
- a CDS encoding alkaline phosphatase, which produces MKKIITLFCLSFFFAVQAQEYSSSNIHSHNDYESKLPFYGAYSNETGVIEADVFLVNNELFVAHTSKEITAHNTLKSMYLEPLSSKLKTLEGKAYPSNKPLILMIDIKSDADTTLKAITQQLKTFPDIISNKNIKVVISGNRPVATLWATYPDFIYFDGRLTENYTSDQLARVEMISEDVKEITVWNGKGVLTQPDSEKIQAIIKKVHDQNKKIRFWATQDNVNTYMTLMNLKVDFIGTDKVAELAQFINNIKTTFYQNTEFHQAYIPKNNFKNKRPKNVILLIGDGMGLTQIYSGYTANKGQLSLFNIPTQGFSITKASDSYITDSAAGATAMATGHKTNNRFISVDTQGKPLELITQQLAKKNYKTAIISAGNITDATPAAFYAHQPERSLSEPIANDFLSNPSDILIGGGQKEFMSRKDGKDLAKTLIEKGYTFSDKFASLDTIKNNRFVVLEDAAVVSMKNGRGDFLTKSFSKTVNTFSKTKNPFFIMAEGAQIDYGGHQTNVEYVVREMLDFDKLVGEAMAFVDQNPGTLLIVTADHETGGLSLIDGSIEKGYVHGSFSTNDHTAVPVPVFAYGPGSQNFSGVYQNTEIYSKIMELVSKK; this is translated from the coding sequence ATGAAAAAAATAATCACCCTTTTCTGCCTCTCTTTTTTCTTTGCTGTACAAGCACAAGAATACAGTTCATCAAACATTCATTCACATAACGATTACGAAAGCAAACTACCTTTTTATGGTGCGTATTCAAATGAAACGGGTGTTATCGAAGCCGATGTTTTTTTAGTAAACAACGAATTATTTGTAGCGCATACTTCAAAAGAAATTACAGCCCATAATACCCTTAAAAGTATGTATTTGGAACCACTTTCTTCTAAACTAAAAACGTTGGAAGGAAAAGCATATCCAAGTAATAAACCTTTGATTTTGATGATCGACATCAAGTCGGATGCTGATACAACGTTAAAAGCCATTACGCAGCAATTAAAAACATTTCCAGATATTATTTCGAATAAAAATATAAAAGTGGTTATTTCTGGAAACCGACCTGTTGCAACACTTTGGGCAACATACCCGGATTTCATTTATTTTGATGGAAGATTAACCGAAAATTACACATCAGATCAATTAGCACGAGTTGAAATGATTAGTGAAGATGTAAAAGAAATCACGGTTTGGAATGGAAAAGGTGTTCTAACCCAGCCAGATTCTGAAAAAATTCAAGCAATCATTAAAAAAGTACACGATCAGAATAAAAAAATCAGATTCTGGGCAACACAGGACAATGTCAATACCTATATGACTTTAATGAATTTAAAAGTCGATTTTATAGGAACAGATAAAGTAGCTGAATTGGCGCAGTTCATCAACAATATCAAAACGACATTCTACCAGAATACGGAATTTCACCAAGCGTATATTCCTAAAAATAACTTCAAAAACAAACGTCCGAAAAATGTAATTCTCCTTATTGGCGACGGAATGGGATTAACTCAAATCTATTCAGGTTATACTGCGAATAAAGGACAATTGAGTTTGTTTAATATTCCAACACAAGGATTTTCGATTACCAAAGCATCAGACAGTTACATTACCGATTCGGCTGCGGGCGCTACGGCTATGGCAACAGGACATAAAACCAATAATCGTTTTATAAGCGTTGACACGCAGGGAAAACCGCTGGAATTAATCACACAGCAATTGGCTAAGAAAAATTATAAGACGGCAATTATTTCTGCTGGAAATATTACAGATGCAACACCAGCTGCTTTTTACGCGCATCAGCCAGAAAGAAGTTTAAGCGAACCAATTGCCAATGATTTTCTTTCAAATCCTTCTGATATCTTAATTGGAGGCGGACAAAAAGAATTTATGTCAAGAAAAGACGGTAAAGATTTAGCAAAAACATTAATTGAAAAAGGGTACACATTTTCAGATAAATTTGCGAGTTTGGACACGATCAAAAACAACCGATTTGTAGTTTTAGAAGACGCTGCAGTAGTTTCAATGAAAAATGGGAGAGGAGACTTTCTAACCAAATCGTTCTCTAAAACAGTCAACACTTTTTCGAAAACAAAAAATCCGTTTTTCATCATGGCCGAAGGAGCGCAAATTGATTACGGCGGACACCAGACAAACGTAGAATACGTAGTTCGCGAAATGCTGGATTTTGACAAATTAGTAGGAGAGGCAATGGCTTTTGTAGACCAAAACCCTGGAACACTTTTAATTGTAACTGCAGATCACGAAACAGGCGGACTTTCATTAATCGACGGAAGTATCGAAAAAGGCTACGTGCACGGAAGTTTCAGCACCAACGATCATACAGCAGTTCCGGTTCCGGTTTTTGCATATGGTCCGGGATCTCAGAATTTCTCAGGCGTTTACCAAAACACTGAAATCTATTCTAAAATTATGGAATTGGTTTCTAAAAAGTAA
- a CDS encoding DUF6443 domain-containing protein has protein sequence MKNILKLLLVFFPILVKSQTQTENYIKTVTYKTASAVKITAPTILQAAQTVTYFDGLGRPVQKIAGQQSAAGKDIVTHIEYDSFGRQPEEYLPFKAETTGMAFDASAKTKLMSYYSTPNASLNGNPALEATNYPFSRKELEASPLNRVLKQAAPGNDWRSGLGHEIKMDYQTNTANEVKNFTAVTAWNTSTGLYEISLGNAAGNVYYAPSQLSKTVTYDENTAAVPSETNGSTVEFKNKEGQVVLKRTYDAGVKHDTYYVYDLYGNLTYVIPPKADAAITATVLNDLCYQYKYDYRNRLAEKKLPGKQWEFIVYDKLDRPVAAGPANSPFSDLTTAGWTVTKYDIINRPILTAWMPGTVTTADRKAWQDAQNAVTTNPSETKTAAATVMPPATGVSFRYSNLYWPTSGYHVLTVNYYDDYDYPNTPVIPATVETQPVYYNNTVKPKGLATGSWTRILETSTLYRNESSYTLYDAKARPVRAYTANHLGGYMYTDSKLDFSGKTEYSITRHKRLSTDAELTTKDVFTYSAQDRLLTQTHQINGGTVELIAANTYDELGQLVSKKVGNTAAAPAQKVDYTYNIRGWLTAVNDINTLSKTGDPKDLFAFKINYNNPTSGGTALYNGNISQTHWKTSASESVTRNYNYTYDKLNRLVNADFRNNTATAQNSSYFEKVQYDKNGNITFLHRSGDVVAQANLEWMDYMFYYYNGNQLTRIKEEGNNYFGFTTQIAQTNTADQYSYDANGNMTRDNNKNITTITYNHLNLPAKITFATAGNIVYIYNAAGQKVQKIVTVTSPASVTTTDYLGGYQYDNSSLKFFPTAEGYVEPVSGAYKYIYQYKDHLGSVRISYDKTLAIKEESNFYPFGLKQEGYNMVKTGVENKYKYNGKELQDELGLNMYDMDMRQYDPAIARWVVHDPIVHYDKSPYSAYDNNPIYWADPSGMDGEHYNWNTGKYENDKGKEVSFETALASVTGKSQSSEDTAESESASSDVESNTNDIHPRGNDFKNRPRTTKVLEQLYGYVKNHPSVLETLSDYSGWSTMEVLQQLKYKQGNVILGIESLTWDKRLPDGITMSSKDIRLEIVDSNNLEKAKTNEQIQAWSFFVAVTVLHEVVHAGRLANNMDGGKEKVEKGWQWEYRVFGNTTTPKNMNEMYKTYDWNFKY, from the coding sequence ATGAAAAACATACTAAAACTCCTTTTGGTTTTCTTTCCTATATTGGTAAAAAGCCAGACACAGACCGAAAATTATATTAAAACAGTTACCTATAAAACAGCCAGTGCTGTTAAAATCACTGCACCAACTATTTTACAGGCTGCACAGACTGTCACTTACTTCGACGGACTGGGAAGACCTGTGCAGAAAATTGCAGGACAGCAGTCTGCTGCAGGAAAAGACATTGTAACACATATCGAATACGACAGCTTCGGAAGACAGCCTGAAGAATACCTTCCTTTTAAAGCCGAAACAACCGGAATGGCTTTTGATGCCTCGGCTAAAACTAAACTGATGTCTTATTACAGCACTCCAAATGCTTCGCTAAACGGAAATCCGGCTCTGGAAGCCACCAATTATCCTTTCAGCCGTAAGGAGCTCGAAGCCTCTCCCCTTAACCGTGTCCTGAAGCAGGCTGCTCCGGGAAATGACTGGAGATCAGGCTTGGGACATGAAATAAAAATGGACTACCAGACCAATACAGCCAATGAAGTAAAGAATTTTACAGCTGTTACAGCATGGAATACTTCCACGGGACTATATGAGATTTCTTTAGGAAATGCGGCCGGAAATGTTTATTATGCTCCATCACAGCTCAGCAAAACAGTCACTTATGACGAAAACACTGCTGCTGTCCCTTCTGAAACAAATGGATCGACAGTGGAATTTAAAAACAAAGAAGGACAGGTCGTTTTAAAAAGGACCTATGATGCCGGAGTGAAACACGACACTTATTATGTCTATGATCTGTACGGAAACCTTACCTATGTAATTCCGCCGAAAGCAGATGCAGCTATTACAGCAACAGTTTTAAACGATTTGTGCTACCAGTACAAATACGATTACCGCAACCGTCTGGCCGAGAAAAAACTGCCTGGAAAACAGTGGGAATTTATAGTGTATGACAAACTTGACAGACCTGTGGCTGCAGGACCTGCCAATTCTCCGTTCTCGGATTTAACTACTGCTGGATGGACAGTAACCAAATATGATATCATAAACCGTCCTATACTAACAGCATGGATGCCGGGAACTGTTACAACTGCAGACCGGAAAGCATGGCAGGATGCACAGAATGCCGTAACCACAAACCCAAGCGAGACTAAAACTGCTGCGGCTACAGTAATGCCTCCGGCTACGGGAGTAAGTTTCAGGTACAGCAATCTGTACTGGCCTACATCCGGATATCATGTGCTCACAGTTAATTATTATGACGATTATGATTATCCAAATACTCCGGTGATTCCTGCCACAGTTGAAACACAGCCTGTTTATTACAACAATACCGTAAAACCTAAAGGACTTGCCACAGGAAGCTGGACACGTATTCTGGAAACCAGCACGCTATATAGAAATGAATCTTCATATACGCTGTATGATGCTAAAGCAAGACCGGTAAGAGCATACACCGCAAACCATCTGGGAGGCTACATGTATACCGACAGTAAACTGGATTTTTCTGGGAAAACCGAATACAGCATCACCAGACATAAAAGATTAAGCACTGATGCAGAACTGACCACTAAAGATGTTTTCACCTACTCTGCCCAGGACCGTTTACTTACACAGACCCATCAGATAAATGGAGGCACTGTTGAATTAATTGCGGCTAATACTTATGATGAATTAGGGCAGCTGGTTTCTAAAAAAGTGGGAAATACAGCTGCAGCACCAGCCCAGAAAGTGGATTACACCTATAACATCCGCGGATGGCTGACAGCCGTAAATGATATAAACACGCTTTCTAAAACCGGAGACCCGAAAGATCTATTTGCTTTTAAGATTAACTATAACAATCCAACATCCGGAGGAACTGCGTTATATAACGGAAATATCAGCCAGACTCATTGGAAAACTTCCGCTTCAGAGAGTGTAACCAGAAATTATAATTATACTTACGATAAGCTGAACAGACTTGTAAATGCTGATTTTAGAAACAATACTGCCACTGCCCAGAATTCAAGCTATTTTGAAAAAGTCCAGTATGACAAAAATGGAAACATCACCTTCCTGCACCGTTCAGGTGATGTGGTCGCTCAGGCCAATCTGGAATGGATGGATTATATGTTTTATTATTACAATGGAAACCAGCTGACAAGAATAAAAGAGGAAGGAAATAACTATTTTGGTTTCACCACCCAGATTGCCCAGACCAACACGGCAGACCAGTACAGCTACGATGCTAATGGCAATATGACCAGAGACAATAACAAAAATATTACCACCATAACCTACAACCACTTAAACCTGCCAGCCAAAATAACTTTTGCCACAGCAGGAAACATTGTATATATTTACAATGCTGCAGGGCAGAAAGTGCAGAAGATTGTAACGGTTACTTCGCCGGCAAGTGTTACAACCACTGATTATCTGGGAGGTTACCAGTATGATAATAGTTCATTGAAATTTTTTCCAACTGCTGAGGGTTACGTTGAACCTGTTTCTGGGGCCTATAAATATATTTACCAGTACAAAGATCATCTCGGCAGTGTGCGTATAAGCTATGACAAAACACTTGCCATTAAAGAAGAAAGTAATTTCTACCCTTTCGGGCTGAAACAGGAAGGATATAATATGGTTAAAACCGGCGTTGAGAATAAGTATAAATACAATGGAAAGGAGCTCCAAGATGAGCTGGGGCTCAATATGTATGATATGGATATGAGACAATATGACCCAGCAATTGCAAGATGGGTAGTGCATGACCCTATTGTTCATTATGATAAATCTCCTTATAGTGCATATGATAATAATCCTATTTATTGGGCTGACCCAAGTGGAATGGACGGTGAACATTATAATTGGAATACAGGTAAATATGAAAATGATAAAGGAAAGGAAGTATCTTTTGAAACAGCACTAGCAAGTGTAACTGGAAAGTCACAATCATCAGAAGACACTGCTGAATCAGAAAGCGCGAGTTCAGACGTTGAAAGTAATACCAACGACATTCATCCAAGAGGCAATGATTTTAAAAATAGACCTAGAACTACTAAGGTACTTGAACAATTATATGGATATGTTAAAAACCATCCTAGTGTTTTAGAGACTTTGTCAGACTATTCAGGCTGGTCAACAATGGAAGTCCTGCAGCAACTGAAATATAAGCAAGGAAATGTTATTTTAGGAATTGAAAGTTTAACTTGGGACAAGCGTTTACCTGACGGAATTACTATGAGTTCAAAAGATATAAGACTAGAAATTGTAGATTCGAACAATTTAGAAAAAGCTAAAACTAACGAACAGATTCAAGCTTGGTCGTTTTTTGTTGCTGTTACGGTATTACATGAAGTTGTCCATGCTGGTAGATTGGCAAATAATATGGATGGAGGAAAAGAAAAGGTAGAAAAAGGTTGGCAATGGGAGTATAGAGTATTTGGAAATACAACAACTCCAAAAAATATGAATGAGATGTATAAAACTTATGATTGGAATTTTAAATATTAA
- a CDS encoding TonB-dependent receptor, with amino-acid sequence MALFFAALTVKAGNVDINKRVTLKVENESIKNIFQKIENQVDVHFMYESSQVNTNQKLSLKLNNVTLEQALDKICGIALRYEIVSNNIVIKKNQKADQNKITISGTVFGGDDNMPLPGVGIRDKGSNATVATDFDGTFKMEINAPEAVLEFSYVGYVTQEVKVSKSETITVKLAADMKQLQEVVVMGYGSVKKNEVLGAVGAVSMKEASSRTYNNAAELLQGTVAGVTVINDGGDPTAAPTINIRGIGSLNAETPLIVLDGIIYSGSLNTLNPNDIASISVLKDAASAAIYGARASGGVILITSKKGISDRINVNVNYQGGFQNVAKKLKVLNAAEYADAMNLARDNAGLPRIPAFDPAFEPTARTTKTNWMDEIFHTGEIQDLSLSINGKTEKSNFFLSGSYRKNEGILLNTYSERYTARANSSFKLADNFTIGENLSYSLTNGQTANTASSYTGAIQAAILYPPNATIYREDGSGQFGGVPEKYIGSYGDVINPVAYLKRLDNKNPISTILINPYAEWEVIPGLKLKTNWGYTRIQDNAKDFTVKVTEPGKIFDFNRLTQKSLTITDLLSEQTISYEKSFGNHNLKALAGYTYQETKKDFYTIEGTGFDNEDPSQRYLLNAKLIQQTGAGLSDEIISSYVGRLNYDYNQKYLLSGIVRRDGTSKLLSQNRWKVYPSVSAGWLISEENFMKGLEPIISNLKLRASWGQIGNLGNLGPYQFSVPLVQTQALIGATPTINYGYAESELSNPNLKWESSEQTNVGLDFTMLNNSLVGSVDAYIKKNKDMLVRDQLPGVSGTPQGRIVNSGDVENRGIEVSLTYQKTKGEFKYDITANAGFLTNKIVSIKDDLTSLEPLNLSRVRSLPLANIYQVGSPVGAFYGYATDGLFQSNEEAKAYVNSKGVAYQPNAVAGDIKFKDENGDGVINNSDRVVLGSPFPKTTYSLNANFKYKGFDVNIFFNGAAGNSVFNAVKYTGLNASFPGYNLLADSKNAWSPTNTNTNVPILSSTDNNNNFGRISDLYIEDASFLRLKNVSIGYTVKENWLNGKAKLRFFISGQNLFTITKYSGMDPEVGLKNFGMDLGRYPLSRIYMTGVNATF; translated from the coding sequence ATGGCTTTATTTTTTGCAGCACTGACAGTAAAAGCCGGGAATGTTGACATTAACAAAAGAGTGACTTTAAAGGTTGAAAATGAAAGTATAAAAAACATTTTCCAAAAGATAGAAAACCAAGTCGACGTGCATTTTATGTACGAAAGCAGTCAGGTAAACACCAACCAGAAATTAAGCTTAAAATTAAACAACGTAACGCTGGAACAAGCATTGGATAAAATCTGCGGTATTGCATTGCGATATGAAATTGTAAGCAACAATATCGTAATCAAGAAAAACCAAAAAGCAGATCAGAATAAAATTACCATTTCGGGTACTGTTTTCGGAGGAGATGACAATATGCCGTTACCAGGTGTTGGAATTAGAGATAAAGGCTCTAATGCAACTGTTGCAACAGATTTTGACGGAACTTTTAAAATGGAAATCAATGCACCTGAGGCTGTACTTGAATTTTCGTATGTGGGTTATGTCACTCAAGAAGTCAAAGTAAGCAAATCAGAAACTATTACTGTAAAATTGGCTGCCGATATGAAACAGCTTCAAGAAGTTGTAGTAATGGGGTACGGAAGTGTGAAAAAGAACGAAGTTTTAGGTGCCGTAGGTGCGGTTTCTATGAAAGAAGCATCCAGCAGAACCTACAATAACGCTGCCGAATTGTTACAAGGAACCGTTGCCGGAGTTACTGTAATTAACGATGGTGGAGACCCAACAGCTGCGCCAACAATCAACATTCGTGGTATTGGTTCTTTAAATGCCGAAACACCGTTAATTGTATTAGACGGAATCATTTACAGTGGTTCATTAAATACTTTAAATCCAAATGATATTGCTTCGATCAGTGTTTTGAAAGACGCGGCTTCTGCAGCAATTTACGGAGCAAGAGCTTCGGGAGGAGTAATTTTAATTACGTCGAAAAAAGGAATTTCAGATAGAATCAATGTCAATGTAAACTATCAAGGAGGTTTTCAGAATGTGGCCAAAAAACTAAAGGTTTTAAACGCCGCAGAATATGCTGATGCCATGAACCTTGCTAGAGACAATGCAGGTTTACCAAGAATTCCTGCATTTGATCCTGCCTTTGAACCAACGGCAAGAACAACAAAAACAAATTGGATGGATGAAATTTTCCATACAGGAGAAATTCAGGATTTATCTCTTTCGATAAATGGAAAAACAGAAAAATCAAATTTCTTTCTTTCAGGAAGCTATAGAAAAAATGAAGGAATTTTGTTGAATACATACAGTGAACGTTACACAGCAAGAGCCAATTCATCTTTTAAACTGGCCGATAATTTTACTATTGGAGAAAATTTATCATACTCTTTAACAAATGGACAGACGGCAAATACAGCAAGTTCCTATACAGGAGCCATTCAAGCCGCAATTTTGTATCCGCCTAACGCGACGATTTACAGAGAAGATGGTTCTGGACAATTTGGTGGTGTTCCGGAAAAATATATAGGTTCTTACGGAGACGTTATTAATCCTGTAGCGTATTTAAAAAGGCTGGACAATAAAAATCCAATTTCTACCATTTTGATCAATCCATATGCAGAATGGGAAGTTATTCCGGGATTAAAATTGAAAACAAACTGGGGTTACACCAGAATTCAAGATAATGCAAAAGATTTTACTGTAAAAGTTACAGAGCCAGGAAAAATATTCGATTTTAACCGTTTGACTCAAAAATCGTTGACGATTACCGATTTATTAAGCGAGCAGACTATTTCTTATGAGAAATCATTTGGAAACCACAATCTTAAAGCTTTAGCCGGATATACGTATCAAGAAACTAAAAAAGATTTCTATACAATTGAAGGAACAGGTTTTGACAACGAAGATCCATCTCAGCGTTATTTATTAAATGCAAAATTAATCCAGCAGACAGGAGCAGGATTATCAGACGAAATTATTTCTTCTTATGTTGGAAGGTTAAACTACGATTATAACCAGAAATATTTATTATCGGGAATTGTACGCCGTGACGGAACTTCAAAACTATTATCGCAAAACCGCTGGAAAGTATATCCTTCTGTTTCGGCAGGTTGGTTAATTTCTGAAGAAAATTTCATGAAAGGTTTAGAACCAATCATCAGCAATTTAAAACTTCGTGCAAGCTGGGGGCAAATTGGAAATTTAGGAAACCTTGGACCGTATCAGTTCAGTGTCCCTTTGGTACAAACTCAAGCGTTAATTGGAGCAACACCAACGATCAATTACGGATATGCTGAAAGTGAATTATCAAACCCAAATTTAAAATGGGAAAGTTCAGAGCAGACGAATGTTGGTTTAGATTTCACCATGCTTAACAACAGTTTAGTAGGATCTGTTGATGCATATATAAAGAAAAACAAAGACATGTTGGTTCGTGATCAATTACCAGGAGTATCAGGAACGCCGCAAGGAAGAATTGTAAACTCAGGAGATGTTGAAAACAGAGGAATCGAGGTAAGTTTAACCTACCAAAAAACAAAAGGAGAATTTAAGTATGACATTACCGCAAATGCAGGATTCTTAACCAATAAAATTGTTTCGATTAAAGACGATTTAACCTCATTAGAACCATTAAACCTAAGCCGTGTTCGTAGTTTGCCTTTGGCTAATATTTATCAAGTGGGAAGTCCGGTTGGTGCTTTCTACGGATATGCAACAGACGGGTTATTTCAAAGTAATGAAGAAGCAAAAGCATACGTGAACTCTAAAGGTGTGGCGTATCAGCCAAATGCAGTTGCCGGAGACATTAAATTTAAAGATGAAAATGGTGACGGTGTCATCAATAATAGCGATAGAGTAGTGCTGGGAAGTCCGTTTCCAAAAACAACATACAGTTTAAATGCCAATTTCAAATACAAAGGATTTGACGTGAACATTTTCTTTAATGGTGCAGCAGGAAACAGTGTTTTCAATGCTGTGAAATATACGGGTTTAAATGCTTCTTTCCCAGGATATAATTTACTAGCGGATTCTAAAAATGCATGGTCACCAACTAATACCAATACGAACGTTCCAATACTTTCTTCTACAGATAACAATAACAATTTCGGACGTATTTCTGATTTGTATATCGAAGACGCTTCTTTCCTTAGATTGAAAAACGTTTCGATTGGGTATACGGTAAAAGAAAATTGGTTAAACGGAAAAGCAAAACTGAGATTCTTTATTTCAGGACAAAACTTATTTACGATTACAAAATACTCAGGAATGGATCCAGAAGTTGGTCTTAAAAACTTCGGAATGGACTTAGGACGTTACCCGCTTTCACGTATTTACATGACGGGTGTTAATGCAACTTTTTAA
- a CDS encoding FecR family protein: MPDNLHKEVKNFLDGKYSPKGQEMWNKWFDNPEEVSENIDMMKSSRSKLQKELRNIKKTNSVIPLHYKNWLAAASVVFLIGLSVFFYQSSAFVENKQLTVKLGEHAEIKLSDGTQIWLNAGSVLKYPTAFKGDTREVYLTGEAFFDVAKDKKHPFIIHTNKMDTKVLGTSFNVQAYPDQTTQEVSVMTGRVNVKSTVTEENVYVTPGQKVVFKSHDNKLQAFKDIPVNTISLWRKNIMVFEDTPLPEVIATINRNYNVAVEIKNKNLSTLKISAYFKELPADQVIGLVCNIINANYKLDSGVYTIQ, encoded by the coding sequence ATGCCTGACAATTTACATAAAGAAGTAAAGAATTTTTTAGACGGAAAATATTCTCCAAAAGGACAAGAAATGTGGAACAAGTGGTTCGACAATCCGGAGGAAGTTTCTGAAAATATAGACATGATGAAGTCCAGCCGTTCGAAATTGCAAAAAGAATTAAGAAACATCAAAAAAACAAACAGCGTTATTCCGCTTCATTATAAAAACTGGCTTGCTGCGGCTTCTGTTGTTTTTCTAATTGGATTATCTGTGTTTTTTTATCAGTCATCTGCTTTTGTAGAAAACAAACAATTGACAGTAAAGTTGGGCGAACATGCCGAAATAAAACTAAGCGACGGAACCCAGATCTGGTTAAATGCCGGAAGTGTTTTAAAATATCCTACAGCATTTAAAGGCGATACCAGAGAAGTATACTTAACAGGAGAAGCTTTTTTTGATGTTGCGAAAGACAAGAAACATCCATTTATCATTCACACTAATAAAATGGATACCAAAGTACTCGGAACCAGTTTTAACGTGCAGGCTTATCCAGATCAAACGACACAGGAAGTTTCGGTTATGACGGGAAGAGTAAATGTGAAATCAACAGTTACCGAAGAAAATGTATATGTAACACCGGGACAAAAAGTCGTATTTAAATCCCACGATAATAAACTTCAGGCTTTTAAAGATATTCCAGTGAATACCATTTCGCTGTGGCGAAAAAATATAATGGTTTTTGAAGACACACCTCTACCAGAAGTAATAGCAACTATCAATCGCAATTACAATGTAGCTGTCGAAATTAAAAACAAGAATTTGAGCACACTAAAAATCAGTGCATATTTTAAAGAATTACCAGCAGATCAAGTAATTGGTTTGGTATGCAATATCATCAATGCCAATTACAAATTGGATTCGGGAGTGTATACAATTCAGTAA
- a CDS encoding RagB/SusD family nutrient uptake outer membrane protein: MKKISLLVLSLLLLAGTSACESELDVVPQGAPSSGNFWKTPADAKAGVNAIYALYSDDNMYGRGFFWLNNASDDIGTKPRQNAERIKNFIVDGSESDTKDIWRIHYEIMKRCNDVIRNVPNIALDEKTRNGMLGEAYFNHAVMHLELAYHYGDDRAGIPIQDRENPTNVYVPRAKNVAENYAYIAADLIKAADLLPYFNEMTSDNYGRAHKTAAWAYLVRTYLYAKDWDNAIKYANMIVASGKHKLLDNFEDVFKISNNWSSEYIWSVTSSAENTSLGSIFPGVCLEDKGWGVYNGWGNFYPTKELFDTYAPNDKRRSATILQKGDKFVYFGEEVTFNEGNHVVSSSNRTGYQFKKYMEPFSYPKTTSGGVDIRYVNANGDKPSTALNVPLLRYADVILMLAEAKLMKGQNADTEINMIRHRAGLADISGATMVDLKRERRCELAGEWTDRHFDLVRWGDAKEAYAKPLHHYNGTVIYPARNFNPAVHHVWPIPPDEIAVSKGALFQNQGW; this comes from the coding sequence ATGAAAAAAATAAGTCTTTTAGTATTGAGTTTACTGCTTTTGGCCGGTACTTCGGCTTGTGAAAGCGAACTTGATGTAGTGCCTCAGGGAGCGCCTTCAAGCGGAAATTTCTGGAAAACCCCAGCAGATGCAAAAGCAGGAGTAAATGCCATTTATGCTTTGTATTCGGACGATAATATGTACGGTCGTGGTTTCTTCTGGCTGAACAATGCCAGTGATGACATTGGAACAAAACCAAGACAAAACGCAGAACGTATCAAAAACTTTATTGTTGATGGATCAGAATCAGATACCAAAGATATCTGGAGAATTCACTACGAAATTATGAAACGATGCAACGACGTAATTCGTAACGTTCCTAATATTGCTTTGGATGAGAAAACGAGAAACGGAATGTTGGGTGAAGCCTATTTTAATCATGCGGTAATGCATTTAGAATTAGCGTATCATTATGGAGATGATCGTGCCGGAATTCCAATTCAAGACAGAGAAAATCCAACCAATGTCTACGTGCCTCGTGCTAAAAACGTAGCCGAAAATTACGCATACATTGCTGCCGATTTAATCAAAGCGGCTGATTTATTGCCATATTTTAACGAAATGACTTCTGACAATTACGGACGCGCACACAAAACTGCTGCTTGGGCATATTTGGTTCGTACGTATTTGTATGCAAAAGACTGGGACAACGCTATAAAATATGCGAATATGATTGTAGCAAGCGGCAAACACAAACTGCTTGATAATTTTGAAGATGTATTTAAAATCAGCAACAACTGGTCTTCAGAGTACATTTGGTCAGTAACTTCAAGTGCCGAAAATACTTCTTTAGGTTCTATTTTTCCAGGAGTTTGTTTAGAAGATAAAGGATGGGGAGTTTACAACGGATGGGGAAATTTCTATCCAACAAAAGAATTATTCGATACGTATGCTCCAAATGATAAAAGACGCAGCGCTACGATTTTACAAAAAGGAGATAAGTTTGTGTATTTTGGAGAAGAAGTAACTTTTAACGAAGGAAATCATGTAGTAAGTTCAAGTAACAGAACCGGTTATCAGTTTAAGAAATACATGGAACCATTCAGTTATCCAAAAACAACATCTGGCGGAGTAGATATTCGTTATGTAAATGCAAATGGAGATAAACCTTCAACAGCTTTAAACGTACCGCTTTTACGTTATGCAGATGTTATTTTAATGCTGGCAGAAGCGAAATTAATGAAAGGTCAAAATGCCGATACAGAAATCAATATGATCCGTCACCGTGCAGGTCTTGCAGATATTTCGGGAGCTACAATGGTTGATTTAAAAAGAGAAAGACGCTGCGAATTAGCAGGCGAATGGACAGATCGTCATTTTGATTTAGTTCGCTGGGGAGATGCGAAGGAAGCATATGCAAAACCATTGCACCATTATAACGGAACCGTAATTTATCCGGCTCGTAATTTTAATCCTGCTGTACACCACGTTTGGCCAATACCACCAGATGAAATCGCAGTGAGCAAAGGCGCCTTGTTTCAAAATCAAGGCTGGTAA